Proteins encoded together in one Cyanobium sp. WAJ14-Wanaka window:
- a CDS encoding efflux RND transporter periplasmic adaptor subunit, translating into MFDQLRQSPKKVALATGSLVLLGLLLAGLRAQLAPKPQASAPSPKAAALPESVSALGRLEPDGDIHKLAAPLGAMGGSPRIARLLVQEGDPVVRGQLLASFDSRPGLLADQSLLQTRILNTTQQLRLLERDTNRYRRLAQSGATPSGDLDNREVKLLELRGQLAQARDQLRKTQTELVQSELLSPIDGRVLRILARPGERPGSEGILELGATDQMQAVAEVYESDISRVRLGQPVKLISENGGFEGTIRGRVVRIAPQVRQRKMLSTDPTGDADARVVEVRISLDPVGAERVQRLTGLKVIVRFQP; encoded by the coding sequence ATGTTCGATCAATTGCGCCAAAGCCCCAAGAAAGTTGCCCTTGCCACTGGCTCGTTGGTTTTGCTTGGCCTGCTGCTTGCTGGTTTGAGGGCCCAACTAGCTCCCAAGCCCCAGGCCTCAGCACCTTCCCCGAAGGCGGCCGCCCTGCCTGAGTCCGTATCCGCACTAGGTCGGTTGGAGCCTGATGGCGATATTCACAAATTGGCTGCCCCCCTTGGCGCCATGGGGGGTAGCCCCAGGATTGCCAGATTGCTTGTCCAGGAAGGGGACCCAGTGGTTAGGGGCCAGCTCCTGGCCAGCTTCGACAGCCGGCCCGGCCTACTTGCAGATCAGTCGTTGCTGCAAACCCGAATCCTCAATACCACCCAGCAACTCCGATTACTGGAGCGGGATACCAACCGCTATCGCCGCCTGGCCCAGAGCGGCGCCACACCCTCCGGCGACCTGGATAACCGGGAGGTGAAGCTGCTCGAGCTGCGGGGCCAGCTGGCCCAGGCCCGGGATCAATTGCGTAAGACCCAGACTGAACTTGTGCAGAGCGAGTTGCTATCGCCCATTGACGGCCGGGTGCTGCGAATCCTGGCCAGGCCCGGGGAGCGACCCGGCAGTGAGGGCATTTTGGAACTGGGTGCCACCGACCAGATGCAAGCGGTGGCTGAGGTTTACGAAAGCGACATCAGCCGGGTGCGATTGGGGCAACCCGTGAAATTGATCAGTGAAAACGGCGGCTTTGAAGGAACCATTAGGGGGCGGGTGGTTCGCATTGCCCCCCAGGTTCGCCAGCGAAAGATGCTCTCCACGGACCCCACCGGTGATGCCGATGCCCGGGTGGTGGAAGTGCGCATCAGCCTTGATCCTGTTGGAGCAGAA
- a CDS encoding phycocyanobilin:ferredoxin oxidoreductase → MSAAPSPRPLSGKGSVHPLVDALAGQIRHRWQSLPGLEELSIDPELEEITGQLDGNALFISNELRRCHGLRKLHLETARLGVGLQILHCVLFPDPCFDLPVFGADIVAGPAGISAAIVDLSPVCGKLPPLVDEALARRPARSYSQRRELPPWGSIFSPHVCFVRPSTVEEEGWFIDEVGDFIDALASAIDGTSPDAPDAPASIERWRGQLRYCQQQKQNDKTRRVLEKAFNPAWADRYIEELLFDDPLPPV, encoded by the coding sequence GTGAGCGCTGCCCCCTCCCCCAGGCCCCTATCCGGCAAAGGCAGCGTCCATCCCTTGGTGGATGCCCTGGCAGGCCAGATTCGCCATCGCTGGCAAAGCTTGCCTGGCCTTGAGGAGCTCAGCATTGATCCTGAGCTGGAGGAGATCACCGGCCAACTCGACGGCAATGCCCTCTTCATCAGCAATGAGCTGCGCCGGTGCCATGGCCTGCGCAAATTGCATCTAGAAACGGCCAGGCTCGGAGTAGGCCTCCAGATTCTCCATTGCGTGCTTTTCCCTGACCCCTGCTTTGATCTGCCCGTGTTCGGGGCAGACATCGTCGCCGGTCCCGCGGGCATTTCCGCGGCGATTGTGGACCTTTCTCCTGTTTGCGGGAAATTGCCCCCTTTAGTCGACGAGGCCCTAGCCAGGAGGCCTGCTCGCAGCTATTCCCAGCGCCGGGAGTTGCCGCCCTGGGGTTCAATTTTTTCTCCCCACGTCTGCTTTGTAAGGCCCTCCACCGTCGAGGAGGAGGGTTGGTTCATCGATGAGGTGGGCGATTTCATCGACGCCCTGGCCTCGGCCATTGACGGCACCAGCCCCGATGCCCCCGATGCACCCGCCAGCATTGAGCGTTGGCGGGGCCAACTGCGCTACTGCCAGCAGCAAAAGCAAAACGACAAGACCCGCAGGGTTTTAGAGAAGGCCTTCAATCCCGCTTGGGCTGATCGCTATATCGAGGAACTGCTTTTCGACGATCCCCTCCCCCCGGTTTGA